Proteins found in one Chondrinema litorale genomic segment:
- the nrfH gene encoding cytochrome c nitrite reductase small subunit, producing the protein MAFFHRLIPPKQWQPAVIILLGIMVGLGVYIAKISNVTSYLTDDPKACINCHVMTTEYITWNHSAHRQVATCNDCHVPHNNVFEQYAFKAKDGLYHATIYTLRTEPQAIIMHEAGQQAVQSNCIRCHFDQVTDAQSASWVQSHLNDRLDRTCWECHRETPHGRVKSLSAVGFHLDPVPIKEQRKLFIPEWLKKATETKDEAHE; encoded by the coding sequence ATGGCATTCTTTCATAGACTTATTCCTCCAAAGCAATGGCAACCAGCAGTGATAATACTGTTGGGTATAATGGTTGGACTAGGTGTATACATAGCTAAAATATCTAATGTTACTTCATATTTGACAGACGATCCGAAGGCATGTATCAACTGCCATGTAATGACCACTGAATACATTACTTGGAATCACAGTGCCCACCGTCAGGTAGCAACTTGTAATGATTGTCATGTACCCCATAACAATGTATTTGAACAATATGCATTTAAAGCCAAAGATGGGCTTTATCATGCTACTATTTACACCTTAAGAACTGAACCACAAGCCATCATTATGCATGAAGCAGGGCAACAAGCAGTACAATCAAATTGTATTAGGTGTCATTTTGATCAGGTAACTGATGCCCAAAGTGCTTCATGGGTACAAAGTCATTTAAATGATCGCTTAGATAGAACTTGTTGGGAATGTCATCGTGAAACACCACATGGCAGGGTAAAAAGCCTTTCAGCAGTAGGCTTTCATTTAGATCCTGTTCCTATAAAAGAGCAACGTAAACTATTTATACCTGAATGGCTAAAGAAAGCCACTGAAACTAAAGATGAAGCCCATGAATAG
- the nrfA gene encoding ammonia-forming cytochrome c nitrite reductase, which yields MKPMNSKVKNWLLFIATVAIVILLSLLANSIISRKTESQFAYQPQVQIEENEPRNAVWGENFPRQYQSFMRTQDTSFTSYLNGSKLRDALEEDPKLVVLWAGYGFSKDYNQPRGHAYAVEDIHNTLRTGGPTGPGTGPMPSTCWTCKSPDVPRLMNEIGITEFYEGAWADKGAQIVNPIGCADCHNPKTMSLQISRPALIEAFQAMGKDINQATHQEMRSLVCAQCHVEYYFNKNLPDKKGVPYLVFPWKDGTSVEAMEKYYDDLEFSDWTHALSKTPMLKAQHPGYELFSTGVHAKRGVSCADCHMPYKAEGGQKFTDHQIRSPLANVANSCQVCHRQEKEDLIQDVYDRQSKIKKIQSNLEELIVRAHVEAKKAWDLGASEEQMTSILQDIRHAQWRWDYSIASHGGSFHSPVEVSRIVSTATSIAQDARIKLARLLSELGYNEEVPYPDITTKAKAQAFVGLDIEKLEEEKEIFKENIIPKWLEEAKKRENQREVKRITMN from the coding sequence ATGAAGCCCATGAATAGCAAAGTGAAAAACTGGTTACTTTTTATTGCAACGGTTGCTATAGTAATACTATTAAGTTTGTTAGCAAACAGTATAATAAGTAGAAAGACTGAAAGTCAGTTTGCTTATCAACCACAGGTTCAGATCGAAGAAAATGAACCACGAAATGCAGTATGGGGTGAAAATTTCCCAAGACAGTATCAATCCTTTATGCGAACTCAGGATACATCGTTTACAAGTTATTTAAATGGCTCAAAACTTAGAGATGCCCTTGAAGAAGATCCAAAACTGGTTGTATTGTGGGCAGGATATGGCTTTTCAAAAGATTATAATCAACCCAGAGGGCATGCTTATGCAGTGGAAGATATTCATAACACCTTAAGAACAGGAGGGCCAACTGGTCCTGGAACAGGCCCAATGCCTAGCACATGTTGGACATGTAAAAGTCCAGATGTACCTCGTTTAATGAATGAAATTGGTATTACAGAATTTTATGAAGGAGCTTGGGCAGATAAAGGAGCACAGATAGTAAATCCTATTGGTTGTGCAGATTGCCATAATCCCAAAACCATGTCGCTTCAAATATCAAGGCCTGCTTTAATTGAAGCATTTCAGGCAATGGGTAAAGATATTAATCAAGCTACCCACCAAGAAATGAGATCGCTCGTATGTGCGCAATGTCATGTGGAATATTATTTTAATAAAAACTTACCGGATAAAAAGGGTGTCCCTTATTTAGTTTTTCCATGGAAAGATGGTACTTCAGTAGAAGCAATGGAAAAGTACTACGATGATTTAGAATTCTCAGATTGGACACATGCACTAAGTAAAACTCCAATGTTAAAAGCGCAACACCCTGGTTACGAATTATTTTCAACTGGCGTGCATGCAAAGAGAGGAGTGAGCTGTGCAGATTGCCACATGCCTTATAAGGCAGAAGGAGGTCAAAAGTTTACCGATCACCAAATTCGCTCTCCATTAGCCAATGTTGCAAACTCATGTCAAGTATGTCATAGACAAGAAAAAGAAGATTTAATACAAGATGTATATGATAGGCAATCCAAAATAAAAAAGATTCAATCTAATCTAGAAGAATTAATTGTTCGAGCACACGTAGAAGCAAAAAAAGCTTGGGATTTAGGAGCAAGTGAAGAACAAATGACCTCAATATTACAAGATATCAGACATGCGCAATGGAGATGGGATTACTCTATTGCCTCACATGGAGGGTCTTTTCATTCTCCAGTAGAAGTCAGTAGAATTGTAAGTACTGCCACTTCCATTGCGCAAGATGCACGAATCAAATTAGCCAGATTGCTTTCTGAATTAGGTTATAATGAAGAAGTACCTTATCCAGATATCACAACAAAGGCTAAAGCGCAGGCATTTGTCGGTTTGGATATAGAAAAGCTAGAAGAAGAAAAAGAAATATTCAAAGAAAACATCATTCCTAAGTGGTTAGAAGAAGCTAAGAAGAGAGAGAATCAAAGAGAGGTTAAGCGTATAACTATGAATTAA
- the ccsA gene encoding cytochrome c biogenesis protein, with translation MLLFAVAMGRATFVENDYGTATARQMYYDSWWFEVLLLILAINFIANIPKYKLFKKERLPIFLFHIAFLFILIGAWVTRYTGDEGIVRIRENSETSQYISQERYFTLTASKDGKNWGVKKQLNLTTQHQPDDQFTWNEAGVNLKVRLVKFIPDAVQGLIDGTTEDEVLEIVASYGEGRSSFYLSKGGNVFINGQEFTYNNAQEGAVNIRKSNDIFYIKAPNDYNYMVMSTQNQGRLSNGVEDSLRVRALYQSGVLSFVVSQVHTSKKLEYQTTTNKEEMGNAADLLFVEVSNSQKNKNIILASMDGVYSPLQEQGFQGYHLHLGYGPQLIDLPFSLFLKDFKLERYPGSTSPSAYSSDIIVKAESGNFPYTISMNHVLDHKGYRFFQASYDLDEEGTVLSVNRDYWGSRITYLGYFLMGLGMMWSLFDKKSRFRMVAGKLDKLKKAPFILLILLLTLPVFGQTRQVSKNNSQPVLTINKNHAQTFGQLMVQDMDGRIKPINTLSSEFLRKLSRKTSYTIEQNGKKIKLNPDQLFLSIHQNPIAWQYEPLIAIDPEKAGLILEKMGYSGRNALSFMDLLDEENNYRLSMAVEAAQRKKPAVRSETDNEIIKVDERFNILFQALSGNYLKIFPQPKSPENNWYNSNFTNAGFRTEDSVFVANILPVYFNDIQHAQVSSDWSEAENKLEYIKTFQDTMGQNVMPEKSRVEAEILYNKLNIFNRLFPVYWLVGSYMLILAIVKVFVKNSMINIMYSIGVFGIALASLLLTANMILRWYAGGYPPWSNGYEMIILVAWALFLFGFIFYTKSDFILPVVAIFGGTLLFVSFLDWLNPEITNLVPVLKSYWLKIHVAIIVSSYAPLALSALLGILSLVFISLQNSKFKKSIEELTCINELSMTIGLYMLAIGTFLGGVWANESWGRYWGWDPKETWALISIMVYAVVVHMRLVPKFKGNYIFNLSSIIAFFSIIMTSFGVNYYLSGLHSYAAGDPLPIPNFVYWVVTSIFTLAIFSGWRNKTSNKKEKLSKEEVMFYEN, from the coding sequence ATGTTATTATTTGCTGTAGCAATGGGAAGGGCTACTTTTGTAGAGAATGATTATGGTACAGCAACTGCTCGGCAGATGTATTACGATTCTTGGTGGTTTGAAGTTTTATTACTTATTCTGGCAATTAATTTTATTGCGAACATTCCGAAATATAAACTCTTCAAAAAAGAACGATTACCTATATTTCTGTTTCATATAGCATTTTTATTTATCCTTATTGGAGCATGGGTTACCAGATATACAGGTGATGAAGGAATTGTTAGAATTAGAGAAAACTCAGAAACAAGTCAGTATATTTCACAAGAAAGATATTTTACACTAACAGCAAGCAAAGATGGTAAAAACTGGGGGGTAAAAAAACAACTCAACCTCACAACTCAACACCAACCTGACGATCAGTTTACATGGAATGAAGCAGGTGTCAATTTGAAAGTTCGATTGGTGAAATTTATCCCAGATGCTGTGCAAGGATTAATTGATGGAACAACCGAAGATGAAGTGCTGGAAATTGTAGCTTCTTATGGTGAAGGTAGGAGTAGTTTCTATCTTAGTAAAGGAGGGAATGTATTTATTAATGGGCAAGAGTTTACTTATAACAATGCTCAGGAAGGTGCTGTAAATATTAGAAAGTCGAACGATATTTTTTATATAAAAGCCCCAAATGATTATAACTATATGGTCATGTCTACACAAAATCAAGGTAGACTTTCAAATGGAGTTGAAGATTCACTCCGAGTTAGAGCTTTATATCAATCTGGTGTATTAAGCTTTGTAGTTAGTCAAGTTCATACAAGTAAAAAGCTGGAGTATCAAACTACGACTAATAAGGAAGAAATGGGAAATGCTGCTGATTTACTTTTTGTAGAAGTAAGTAACAGTCAAAAAAATAAAAATATTATTCTGGCTTCAATGGATGGTGTGTATAGCCCTTTACAAGAGCAAGGTTTTCAAGGGTATCATTTACACTTAGGGTATGGACCTCAATTGATTGATCTCCCTTTTTCACTTTTCCTTAAAGATTTTAAACTTGAAAGATATCCAGGCTCTACAAGCCCCTCGGCTTATTCTAGCGACATAATCGTAAAAGCAGAATCTGGAAATTTTCCTTACACTATTTCTATGAACCATGTACTAGATCACAAGGGTTATAGATTTTTTCAGGCATCATATGATTTAGACGAGGAGGGTACAGTTCTTTCTGTAAATCGAGATTATTGGGGTTCTAGAATTACTTACTTGGGCTATTTTTTAATGGGTTTGGGTATGATGTGGAGCCTGTTTGATAAAAAATCAAGATTTAGAATGGTTGCTGGAAAACTAGATAAATTGAAAAAAGCACCATTCATACTTTTAATCCTATTATTAACTCTTCCTGTATTTGGCCAAACTAGACAAGTAAGTAAAAATAATAGCCAACCTGTTTTAACGATCAATAAAAATCATGCTCAAACCTTTGGGCAACTTATGGTACAAGATATGGATGGGCGTATCAAACCTATCAATACATTATCATCTGAGTTTTTGCGAAAATTAAGTCGTAAAACAAGTTACACCATAGAGCAAAATGGGAAAAAAATCAAATTAAATCCTGATCAGCTTTTTTTGAGCATTCACCAAAATCCTATTGCTTGGCAATATGAACCTCTAATTGCTATAGATCCTGAAAAAGCAGGCCTTATACTAGAAAAAATGGGCTATTCTGGAAGAAATGCACTTTCGTTTATGGATTTGTTAGATGAAGAAAATAACTACCGGTTGAGTATGGCTGTTGAAGCAGCTCAACGGAAAAAACCAGCTGTTCGTTCAGAAACTGACAATGAGATTATAAAAGTAGATGAGCGCTTTAACATTCTTTTTCAAGCATTATCAGGTAATTATTTAAAGATTTTTCCACAACCCAAAAGTCCTGAGAATAATTGGTATAATAGCAATTTTACTAATGCTGGTTTTAGAACTGAAGATTCTGTTTTTGTAGCCAATATTCTTCCAGTTTATTTTAATGATATTCAGCATGCGCAAGTAAGTAGTGATTGGTCTGAGGCCGAAAACAAACTAGAGTATATTAAAACTTTTCAGGATACGATGGGACAAAATGTAATGCCAGAAAAAAGTAGGGTAGAAGCAGAAATACTTTATAATAAACTTAATATTTTTAATAGATTATTTCCTGTATACTGGCTCGTTGGTAGTTATATGTTGATACTGGCAATTGTCAAAGTATTTGTCAAAAACAGCATGATCAACATAATGTACAGTATTGGTGTGTTTGGTATTGCTTTGGCTTCACTTCTTCTAACAGCCAATATGATCTTAAGATGGTATGCTGGTGGTTACCCACCTTGGAGTAATGGTTATGAAATGATTATTCTGGTGGCATGGGCATTATTCCTTTTTGGTTTTATCTTTTATACAAAGAGTGATTTTATTTTGCCAGTGGTAGCTATTTTTGGAGGCACATTGTTATTTGTGTCCTTTCTAGATTGGCTTAATCCTGAAATCACTAATCTTGTTCCAGTGCTAAAATCTTATTGGCTAAAAATACATGTGGCCATTATTGTGAGTAGTTATGCTCCTTTAGCTTTATCAGCATTATTAGGTATACTTAGTTTGGTGTTTATAAGTTTACAAAACTCTAAGTTCAAAAAGTCGATTGAAGAGCTAACTTGTATTAATGAGTTGTCGATGACAATTGGATTGTACATGCTGGCCATTGGAACCTTTTTAGGAGGAGTATGGGCGAATGAATCTTGGGGTCGATACTGGGGATGGGACCCCAAAGAGACTTGGGCATTAATTTCTATTATGGTTTATGCAGTAGTAGTACATATGCGATTAGTACCTAAATTTAAAGGGAATTACATTTTTAACTTAAGTAGTATTATTGCTTTTTTTTCTATTATCATGACATCATTTGGCGTAAATTATTACCTATCTGGTTTACACTCATACGCTGCTGGCGATCCGCTTCCAATTCCAAATTTTGTTTATTGGGTAGTAACAAGCATTTTTACTTTAGCAATTTTTTCTGGATGGCGTAATAAAACCTCAAATAAAAAGGAAAAATTAAGCAAAGAAGAAGTCATGTTCTATGAAAATTAA
- a CDS encoding HPP family protein — protein MKEKLSRSIRLAKYIFYKETFIDIKEYFWTFLGSFLGIGLITLLQSGYLPISDNVFLIGSFGASSVLVYGAINSPLAQPRNLLGGHIISATIGVSINLLLSQNILLAAPLAVSLSIVAMQCTKTLHPPGGATALIAVIGSPSVINLGYWYILFPVMSGAAILFLTALITNNLTKSRKYPTKQVSFKKYFRND, from the coding sequence TTGAAAGAAAAACTATCAAGAAGCATAAGACTTGCTAAATACATCTTTTATAAAGAAACATTTATAGATATTAAAGAATACTTTTGGACTTTCCTTGGCTCCTTTTTAGGTATAGGATTAATTACATTATTGCAAAGTGGGTATCTTCCAATATCAGATAATGTTTTTTTAATTGGCTCATTTGGTGCATCAAGTGTATTAGTTTATGGTGCTATCAATAGTCCTCTTGCTCAACCTCGCAATTTATTAGGAGGACATATCATTTCGGCAACAATAGGAGTATCAATTAATTTACTACTCTCTCAAAATATCTTATTGGCTGCTCCCTTGGCGGTTTCACTCTCAATTGTGGCAATGCAATGTACTAAAACACTACATCCTCCTGGTGGAGCTACGGCATTAATTGCTGTAATTGGAAGTCCAAGTGTCATTAACTTGGGATATTGGTATATCTTATTTCCTGTTATGTCTGGAGCTGCAATATTGTTTTTAACTGCTTTAATTACTAATAACTTAACTAAATCTAGGAAGTATCCTACAAAGCAAGTATCGTTCAAGAAATACTTTAGGAATGATTAA
- a CDS encoding LysR family transcriptional regulator produces MELKHLKLIKTIADEGNIANSSEKLFLTQSALSHQLKEIENHLGFKVFYRKRNAWKLTEEGKEMYQLATNVLTSIDEKLRHIQTINNSLSKKIRISCECYSFYSLFPRFSQNLSLLKSSVEVQYVFGATHNPLPQLLSGDIDIALVTKPTLTEALYSINVLNDELYVVMHKTNKFSKKPFIEANDFSQLNLMIHSYPLESVSVYEHFLKPNNIIPQQITAIPLTEVALAMINANLGVMCVAKWMLRLYNLNKDIVFRPIGRNGLHRSLYVVIRSIDKEKEYMKHALELLKKSMQSENN; encoded by the coding sequence ATGGAGCTAAAACACCTTAAACTAATAAAGACAATAGCAGATGAAGGAAATATCGCAAATTCTTCAGAAAAACTTTTTTTGACACAGTCGGCATTAAGTCATCAGTTAAAAGAAATTGAAAACCATTTAGGCTTTAAGGTATTTTATAGAAAAAGGAATGCATGGAAACTTACTGAAGAAGGCAAAGAAATGTATCAGCTTGCTACTAACGTTTTAACCTCAATCGATGAGAAGCTTAGACACATACAAACTATAAATAATAGTTTAAGTAAGAAAATACGAATTAGCTGTGAGTGTTATTCATTTTACTCACTATTCCCAAGGTTTTCTCAGAATCTATCTTTATTAAAATCATCAGTAGAAGTTCAATATGTTTTTGGTGCAACACATAATCCATTACCACAATTATTATCTGGAGATATCGATATTGCACTGGTAACAAAGCCTACATTAACAGAAGCTTTATACTCTATCAATGTACTAAATGATGAGCTCTATGTAGTCATGCATAAGACAAATAAATTCTCTAAAAAGCCATTTATAGAGGCAAATGATTTTTCACAATTAAATTTGATGATACATTCCTATCCTTTGGAATCAGTTTCTGTATATGAACATTTTTTAAAACCCAATAATATCATTCCACAACAGATAACAGCAATACCACTAACGGAAGTGGCACTAGCAATGATAAATGCTAACTTAGGAGTAATGTGTGTAGCTAAATGGATGTTAAGACTTTACAACCTAAACAAGGATATCGTCTTTAGACCCATTGGAAGAAATGGTTTACATCGTTCTTTGTATGTAGTAATTAGAAGTATAGATAAAGAAAAAGAATATATGAAACATGCCCTAGAACTGTTAAAAAAGTCTATGCAGTCCGAAAACAATTAA
- a CDS encoding cupin domain-containing protein, whose product MRSNIELAKVHTLKEIIDYSNGATVSKIITKSKNGNTTLFSFDKGQMLSEHTAPFDAIALIIEGKCKISIAENVNVLTEGQMIIMPSNIPHALEATEAFKMLLIMIKESPSI is encoded by the coding sequence ATGAGAAGTAACATTGAATTAGCAAAGGTCCATACATTAAAAGAGATAATAGATTATTCTAATGGAGCCACTGTAAGTAAGATAATTACTAAGAGCAAAAATGGTAATACCACATTGTTTTCATTTGATAAGGGGCAAATGTTAAGTGAACATACAGCTCCTTTTGATGCTATTGCTTTGATCATTGAAGGTAAATGTAAAATAAGCATTGCTGAAAATGTCAATGTATTAACTGAAGGACAAATGATTATTATGCCATCCAATATACCTCATGCATTAGAAGCAACTGAAGCTTTCAAAATGTTGCTTATCATGATTAAAGAATCACCTTCAATATGA
- a CDS encoding TlpA family protein disulfide reductase, which translates to MKISILTSLLILLSLAAQTSPVLKIKFDNIESGNIFLINVQKELTDTLSINDGKVTYEAKIAAPTFFYLIVDGYNNTRPLELVLSSQLTEMNFESYKVVGENTVDEAYPNSPIFISDPNNNIAFFEFLSRWKSFYNTIQALSENDSEEQLEKRKNTYHTFLSANKRIIENNSDQYVSAKMIDFLLNNNLLQFETLQTYYDLLSPKVKESYLGFKIGEKSGKAGHLQPGKPAPEIALVDMQGKKYSLQSLKGKNVILHFWSSSCAPCIKEAPDLLKLQQRNNENLVVINLSLDTDNSKWKKGIEKAGIEEMINVCDLQGYNSVTAKSFDVTFIPVYYLIDANGDISLKGTLSQIAEKIKKNMP; encoded by the coding sequence ATGAAAATATCAATTTTGACAAGCCTCTTGATTCTCTTATCATTAGCTGCTCAGACTAGTCCAGTTCTTAAGATTAAATTTGATAATATAGAATCAGGAAATATATTTCTAATTAATGTGCAGAAAGAACTTACTGATACTTTGTCTATTAATGATGGTAAAGTTACTTATGAAGCCAAGATAGCTGCTCCAACTTTTTTTTATTTGATAGTTGATGGATATAATAATACACGCCCACTAGAATTAGTACTTTCTAGCCAGTTAACAGAAATGAACTTTGAAAGTTACAAAGTTGTGGGTGAAAACACTGTAGATGAGGCTTATCCGAATAGTCCTATTTTCATTTCAGACCCGAATAATAACATCGCATTTTTTGAATTTTTATCACGTTGGAAAAGCTTTTACAACACGATTCAGGCTCTATCTGAAAATGACTCAGAAGAGCAATTAGAAAAAAGAAAGAACACCTACCATACATTTCTATCAGCCAATAAACGAATTATTGAGAATAATAGCGATCAATATGTTTCTGCTAAAATGATTGATTTTTTGCTCAATAATAACCTACTTCAATTTGAAACTTTGCAAACATATTATGATTTACTGAGTCCTAAAGTAAAAGAATCTTATTTAGGTTTTAAGATTGGTGAAAAATCAGGTAAAGCTGGCCACTTACAACCTGGTAAACCAGCTCCAGAAATAGCACTCGTAGATATGCAAGGCAAAAAATATAGCCTCCAAAGTTTGAAGGGTAAAAATGTGATACTTCATTTTTGGTCATCATCTTGTGCACCTTGCATCAAAGAAGCACCAGACTTACTAAAGCTCCAACAGAGAAACAATGAAAACCTAGTTGTAATAAATCTCTCACTTGACACGGATAACTCCAAATGGAAAAAAGGCATCGAAAAAGCAGGTATTGAAGAAATGATCAATGTATGTGACCTACAAGGATACAACAGTGTTACAGCTAAAAGTTTTGATGTTACCTTTATACCTGTTTACTACTTAATTGATGCTAATGGTGATATTTCTTTAAAAGGTACCCTCAGTCAAATTGCAGAAAAAATCAAGAAAAATATGCCATAA
- a CDS encoding HYC_CC_PP family protein yields MKKAISILLSLLTLISNVGLSIDTHLCGGKAVKNSVSIGLHDLDCGMSGMDKDCELQYSSGKRLKSKTCCENQHQVLDMDDNVEIATAYQIINPIFLIAFVHTFVQPLFLKVAALIHNSYYSPPLRKRDIQVLFQTFLI; encoded by the coding sequence ATGAAAAAAGCTATTTCCATATTACTATCACTACTTACATTGATTTCAAATGTAGGTTTATCAATAGACACGCATTTGTGTGGTGGAAAAGCTGTAAAAAATTCAGTTTCAATCGGACTACATGATCTTGATTGTGGCATGTCAGGAATGGATAAAGATTGTGAATTGCAATATTCATCAGGAAAAAGGTTGAAGTCTAAAACATGTTGTGAAAATCAGCATCAGGTTTTAGATATGGATGATAATGTGGAGATAGCTACTGCTTATCAAATAATCAATCCAATATTTTTAATAGCGTTTGTACATACTTTTGTTCAACCACTTTTTTTAAAAGTAGCAGCTTTAATTCACAATTCTTATTACTCTCCCCCATTGCGGAAAAGGGATATACAGGTCCTTTTTCAAACCTTCCTAATTTAA